The nucleotide sequence GAGATGACAGTCACAAGGACACAGCTAAGTGCCTCTTCGCGGTCTTCCCGCGGGATCGTGCTCAGGCGGGTAGGTATAGGATGATACAAAGCTTGAAATGATGCCAAGTCCTGATCCTGGTCCTGATCCTGATTCTCGTCTTTTGAATCGGCTGCATTGCTACCATCACCAAAATCCATCAAGTCCCCTCCGCGACGAGGGTTATCGACTTTGCTCCGTTCCATCTTCACCTGCCTCTCCTTCCTGGCCTGGAGGATCTTGTCGTCGTCAGCGGCTGAGGCGACTTCCTTAATCGCCTTGAGGACAGTAAGTCTCCACTCATCAATATGCGAGATGGCTGCCCGGCGGATCCTCGAAACTTGATAATCTACAGGCTCTAGCTGTGATCTTTCTGCCTGCTGCTGATTCCCACGCTGTCCATGGGTATGATCAACACCACTTGGACGACGCAGTGGCGCGTCGCTTGATGATTTACCGTCAGAGTCATTTTGCGACTTCGGTTGGAGAAGTAGCTGCGAGCGCATGTACTTTGTGATCTCATCTACGAGCTGGAACAAAGCACGTCGCTTCGCAGGGTTGAGCACGACGAGGAGCTGGCGTGGTTCTGCCGCCAAGGGTGCCATGATTGCAGAAGTTGACCAACAAGCCCCGGAAGCGTTGTAAGCTTTGAATCGGTAGGTGCCTAGGGTGAATATTCAGTGGCTGTGGGCCTGTAAGGTGCACCCCGCCTGCTCTATTGGATAGAGTAGTTCGGGAGAGCGACCGCGATTCAAGCCAATATTCAGAGCAGTCTCATTCGAGGGTCGGACTATTGCTCCATCCAGCAGCACCTTCAAattgaagatgaagatgaaaaaaaaatacagaaTAGAGGGGGAAGTGCGGAGTTGGTTTGAGATTTCCGAAGGATCCAATTTCGATCAATCGGTGCCAGTAAGCGGCAAGGCTGCCTGCAGTAACAATTACTCTTCCCCCGCTTGCCTGGAGTGGGCGGCTATCAGCTATCAGCTCCAGTACCAGGGTGGGAGAAACAGAAAGATGCAGACAAATCAGTTCAACAAAATTGTTTCTTGGTCGATGGGAATGATCGATTGACCACCTTTAAAGATTCTGCCTCAAAGGTGGAAGGAAAACCAAGCCCAAAGGAATCCGGCGGCACTCGCCATCTACGTTGTAAATTTGTCTCGGTGGCCCCTTTGTTGATTCCACCTGCGACGTCATACACTCACCATAATTGGTAGCGCTGAACCTCATCCGAACAGCCAAATCCAGGCACGCAGACGCCTAGCTCGCCCATCCCATCCCATCGATTATTGCAAAAATTGAGTCTACACAGCAGATGTGTACAACGGAGGCCGTCATCATTAAGTTTTGAACGATAAATCCACCCAGTTTAGGGAGCCGCTCAACTCCTCGCGCGGCAAACATCGACAAACCGCCCCCCTTAACTTCACCCACCAAACTTCTGCCTCGCCAACTCCCTCAGAGCTCCGATGGTCCGCTCCTCCTTTTCCTGATACCTCTTCATCCGCTGCCGCAGCTCTTCCACCTTGGCGCGCGCCTCGGCCTCTTTCCTAACCTCCCTCTCCGTCTTCTTCCTCTGCTCTCGTGCCAACGCGGCCTTGTAGTCGCTGACCCCGCCGCCCTCACCCATAAGCTCCCCATCGCCTGCCTCCTCCGTAGCCCCCGCTGAACCCTCGCGAAACCCTCGCATCTTTTCGTTGACCATGCGCTTCTTTTCGAGCTGCCGCTCCCGCGTCCCGGCCGCCGCGCGCGGCAGGATCTCGTCCAGGCGCTCCTTTTGCTCCGCCCTGTCCGCGCGCCGAGCGAGGCGGATATCATCCCGAGACCGAAGTTgcgcctcttcctcctcggcaTGGCGTACGTCGAGGTCCTGCATGCTGGGTATCCCTGGGCCTTGACGCTCTCTCTTGTCATTCCATCCGTGCGCCAGCGCGACTTCGGCGCCTGCTGGAGGAGGAAGCGGTGGGACGTACTCGTCGTCGCTGTCTTCCCCGCCTTCGTCTTCATCGTGCTGTTGCTCCGCACGACGCTGAACATCGTCTGCCTCTAATGTATCACGCTTTGGTGGAGTGGAACCAGACACACTTCGTCTCCTCATCCTGTCCGGTGACAATGTCCCCCGCGAAGTAGCAGCTGCCGCGCGGGCCGCCTTACCATCCTCCCCCTCCCATTCCTTCGTGACCCGTGCAAACATTTCCGGGTCGTACCAACCCTCTGATAACTTCCCAGCGTTCCACCTGCGCACGAAGGAGCGCCACCGCTGCTGTAGCTCGCGGCCAGAGAGCTCAAAGACGTCAACCTGATGATGCAAGTCAAGGTAGTTGGCGAACAAAGGCTCGAAAGCGTTGTAGTCGCCGTGCCGAGACAGAGCCCGTGCTCCAAGTGGCAGCTGCTTCGGCCCTGTCCTTGTCCCGCCAGCATCACCATCCTCATCCGACATCATCGAAGCGGCCGTAGGTCTGCTGCGTTTCGATGAGGAGGGCCGCTCCGGTGACCTACTCCGTTTCCGCCTATGTGAtcggtgatgatgatgatgatgtctGTGAGACCGCCCTTCATCAACACTGTCTTCATCCCTGCGTCGGCGGCGATGGGTGTGGTCATCGTCGTGACGCCCACTGCGGTTGCTCATCTCACGACGCGACCGAGGCGCTGGTGATTGCGACCGGCCTCTGTAGTCTTGTTTATCGGATGGCATGTTGCTTTCCGGATCTTGGCGACACCTAGAAATGAATCAGGTTGAGTTTGAGCTGAAAGTAATTCCCGCCCAAACTTCAGCTCTGTCCGGTACAGCTGGCTAGGAGGTTGTGAGTGGCAGTGCTTAAGCTAGATCGACGCGAAGAGCCAGTTTGCAACGCTCCCGAATCAAATCAACCCCGAACAAAAGTCAAAAACCAAAAGAAGTCGGAGTGCCACAAAATATTcaattgtattttttttggagtTTTGGGTTGATGTAATGTTAACATggaacccttttttttgtttttttagaAATGATAACTGGCCGAAACTAAGCTACGGGCCGCCAAGTACCGTAAGGGAGGGCCAGGCGCCAGTCTTTAAAGTTGCTTCTCGTCAAAGACTTGGCGGTTAGGTAGTTATGGGACCCACAATACCCAGTGACCTGgacctaaccctaacccctGACGCAGGACGCGTggcatccatccatccacgACTCTTACATGGAAGATTCATGTTAGTTCGGGCGAGTTCCTTATTCCCGATCATGTCAGTTACTTCATACCCGTTGATATAATTCAGTATATCTATATAAGAAATTCATTTCAAGACCCATATCTGTTGCTGGGTATCTAGCGCCGACTAAATGCTCATGAAGCcgcaaacaaaataaaagggTAACCAAAATGCTAATAAACTGGCTTGAAACAAAAGCAAGTGAGCCGAAGAAAATGGCTTTCACTAGGTATCAACATTCCATTTCAATACACGGCCGTGCACAATGTGGGTGCACGCCAAGAATATGGCGACAGACTTTGTCACCAGGGTCTCCAAGGCTACGGAGTAGatggattcttttttttttttttttcatcctgATCTGACCATAATCATGTTTCATGGTCCAAATTGTTACCACCGTTGCCATGTATTAGGCAGCCAACACATGAGCAATCATCACCGCAGAGACAACTGCCCACTTCGCCCTCGCATCCAAATGGGTATGTGACAAAGAGGAAGTCGCTCGCCGAAAGTGGTACTTGATCCTCACTTCCCACCGATGCTTCCGATGGGGTTTGCGCCTGGGGCGGCGATGACGGGTGCGATGTGGATGCCGGCTCTGGTTGTGTCGTAGAGCAGCAAGACGACTTGAGCGGTGCTGCTTGTATGACTGGCGAGATGTTTTCGGCAGGCAGCTGGATAGAGTGATCGCCTCCGTTCTGTAGTGGCTGACCATTTTTGGAAGATCCCTCAGACATGCTGTTCATGGCAGACCGTACATACGCTTGTGTGGCGTCGTTGTAAGGGTGTGCCGGGCATCCAAGACAGTTGCAGGAATCGCCGCAAGTACATTGATGGGATAGTGGCTCCGACACCGGAGGCCCCTGAGCTAGACCCCCTAACGGCAACCCCCCTATGTTTTGGGCCCCATAGTTAATCATTGAAGGTCTCCAGTGAGCAGCTGGTTGTATAGGATACTGGTAGGTACCGTAAAATGGCGGGTATGTGTAAATCGACGGATCTGTTGTCTGAGCTGGGAAGTACATAGACTGTGCTATGGATTGATGAAAGGCAGTCATCATGGGATTCACAGGACCTAGACCGTTCAGAGCCGCGCCATTCGGGGCAACATGTTGCATTTGGAATTCTGGGAGGTGATGAGACATGCCATTGGGCAATAGGTCAAGGGGATTTGGCCGTACGTGGCGGTTGTTTGGCCCGTTGCCGTTGGAGTGTGGTTCCGCGTCTGTGGTCTTGCTTCTGCTGCCACAACAGCTCCGGGGCGGATCCAAAGGCGTGTTTAAGCTGTCATTCTCTAGATTGCTTACTGCTCGGGGAGTTGATCCCAGATCGTCGCTGCTAGATACGGTATGTGTTCCGTTAAAATAAGACGATGATCCGTTGGCGCGAGGTGGTCGGGGTGTCTCGGCCTTAATGATCGGGGAAGCAATTTGTTCTCCCCCGTTGATATGCTGGTTTGACGTATAATccgtgctgttgttgctatATCCATCAAACATCCCCGGGGTTGAACTCAAAAATTCTATAGGTTGTGTTACAGTTTTTGGTAATGACTTCTCGCCATTGCTGCCTGGGATGTTCCCAAGGTTTCCATTCGGGCTTTTGTACGGGGGTGGTGGGACTATGTTAAAGTTCTCGGGGTTCATTCTCTCGAGGGTTGAGACGTCAAAGGACTGCTTGCGACCGTTTGGCCTTGATGAACCCGACTTTTGTACCTGGAATGTGCGCCTCGTCGGTGACGCACAACCCTTGCCTACTGAGCTTTCAGACCCGGACTTCGACGACGCTGGGGTTTCTGAGCTGGTATCTGGTCCGCAGCCACATTTCTGAGCTCGAGGAATGGCCGCCGTGATTCCACCGCAGCCGCAGGCTTTTCCAGGTGGGTGAGGGCATACACTGAGAGGTCGACCTGGTTTTCGTACAGGTACCATCAGGCGCTCTTTGGCATGTGTGCATTTCGTAGATCGGTGTCCACGAATACATGGCTCACTAATTGTAGTCAATATTTCCAGCAAGTTAGATCCAACGCTACACGAAAAGTAGATACTCGGGTCTGGACCAGCGTCGAGGCCACGACTAGAGGTTTGCGGACGCGGCGATGGCCATCCTTAGGTAGACAGTCCTTCTGGTGGGAACATGCATGCATAACTGGAACAGAATCTAGGGGTTGCTCACCATGCCATCTTCAGTCCGTTGATGATAGGCATCTTGTGCTGTCAACGACAAGTCCTTGTCTGCGACCTATTTATAACAGACGGCGTTATGGTCGGCTGTCGTGAGCGGAAGTAGGCGACTATTGGATAGTCTCGCACCCGAGACAGTTGATGCGGTCGCGCAATCGCAAAGCATAAGAATGCGCGGTGGCGAACCTAGGTACTTTCTCGCAGTTTAGTTGCGATATGAATCCGCAGGAGTGGTTAATCTCCACCTTGTGCCACACGGCCACGCCCTATACCGGATCTGAGAACCGGCtccggcagcagcagaggtGAGAGTGCTCGAAAGGGGGCTGGATAATTCCTCAACCGCGTGGTCCAGATAATATTCCGGACAGTGGAACGATTCACGAAGAGCCAAGGTAGGATGAGTGATGAGTGC is from Pyricularia oryzae 70-15 chromosome 2, whole genome shotgun sequence and encodes:
- a CDS encoding grisea protein, encoding MPIINGLKMACEPCIRGHRSTKCTHAKERLMVPVRKPGRPLSVCPHPPGKACGCGGITAAIPRAQKCGCGPDTSSETPASSKSGSESSVGKGCASPTRRTFQVQKSGSSRPNGRKQSFDVSTLERMNPENFNIVPPPPYKSPNGNLGNIPGSNGEKSLPKTVTQPIEFLSSTPGMFDGYSNNSTDYTSNQHINGGEQIASPIIKAETPRPPRANGSSSYFNGTHTVSSSDDLGSTPRAVSNLENDSLNTPLDPPRSCCGSRSKTTDAEPHSNGNGPNNRHVRPNPLDLLPNGMSHHLPEFQMQHVAPNGAALNGLGPVNPMMTAFHQSIAQSMYFPAQTTDPSIYTYPPFYGTYQYPIQPAAHWRPSMINYGAQNIGGLPLGGLAQGPPVSEPLSHQCTCGDSCNCLGCPAHPYNDATQAYVRSAMNSMSEGSSKNGQPLQNGGDHSIQLPAENISPVIQAAPLKSSCCSTTQPEPASTSHPSSPPQAQTPSEASVGSEDQVPLSASDFLFVTYPFGCEGEVGSCLCGDDCSCVGCLIHGNGGNNLDHET